From Quercus robur chromosome 8, dhQueRobu3.1, whole genome shotgun sequence:
GTCACAAGAATGTATGATGTTCATCTTTAATGTCTTTGTTTTAGTTTTAGACTAGATCAAGTCGTAGCCAGACATTTCATAACCGGTTAGGCCATTAACAATCACTATGCTTAGCTTTATTGATATGTTATACTTAAATGGCTTCAATTAGTGTTATGgcttcatatatatatgtgtgcgtAGAAACCATgttagaatttgaaaatcaagttCTTCTAATTGATTGACTGGTGGTGGAGACATTTGAGATAATTGGAATGACATAGAGATCAGATGTATGGAGTAATGAAATTTCTAATTGTCAAGGGTAATTTTACAATCTGAATATGAGCTTACTATTTAAGCCCTCCAATaaagccatttttttttcttttactggTTTTCTCTCATAGAGTCATAGTACACCAACTTGCACATTCACGCCAACTGATTATGCTCTGAAGTTGGATTAGTAGCGTTTATTTGTgtctttatatgattttttaatagAAGTTGTAATTAGGGCTTCCCCCTCCTGGATGTTTCCTTGTATCACTAAGCAGAGAGTTCGATGatagctttttaatttttaaactgtCTAAAAGACAGAGCCACTCATGAACCTATGTTGTTGGGTCTGTTAGGGAGTTTCAACTAAGTTAATTTTCTCTGATGCAGCAACAGAGTCAGTAGACATGCCAAAGAACAAGGGAAAGGGAGGAAAGAATAGGAAGAGGGGAAAGAATGAAGCAGATGATGAAAAGCGTGAGCTTGTGTTCAAGGAAGATGGGCAGGAGTATGCCCAAGTGCTTCACATGCCGGGCAATGGCCAGTGCGAAGCAATGTGCATTGATGGCTCCAAGCGCCTTTGCCATATTCGGGGGAAGATGCATAAGAAAGTATGGCAAGGTTGATGTGATCCTCAAGTACATGCCAGATGAAGCAAGGCTTCTGAAGGCATATGGAGAGCTTCCTGAGAGTATGCGTCTCAATGAAGGCATCATTGATGATGAGGAggatggtggtggtgatgattATATTGAGTTTGAGGATGAAGATATTGATAAGATGTAGGGTTTTGGAATCAAATCTGTGTGGATTTTATCTTCACTTTTTTAAGTGTTGCGGTTAATGGAACATATAAGTCAAAACTTCGAAAATCACTTTGTGAGTTTGGATCTCTGGGGTGAATTGGATGTATAATGTATTTCATTATTCATTAACACCTCTTACTAACTGTTGTCAGTTATGTTTGCCTTTGCTAGACTACTATGGCTATCGTTGCCTTTTGGATTGATTGTTAATGTTTTGTTATACTCACCTGTTCTTGGTTGCTTAATGAAGTATGAATTTTGAAGGGTATAAAATTTTGAAGGTGCTTTATACACTGGTTATAAATTTTACATGGTCAGAGATGTGCAattcttttgtgtttgtgtcAAAATTTGAGAAACTTTAAGCATGTATGATTATtgagaaacataatttttagGCTACATTACAATTTACACCCTCTATATTTGacatattttcaatttagtactttcaaattttattgttttcatttcAGTTCTTCAACTTCCATTCGCTTCCAATGTAGTCCTTCCCCCGTCCATTTCACACCGTTAAGTCAAATTAGATGGAAGATTGAACGGACCCAGATGGAAGGATTAAATTGAAAATAGATTAAAGTTAACcgattaaaatgaaaaaagaaaaaaaagaaaaagaaaaggaaacattaAGATATGTGTTCTTGGATGCTTGTTGGTAGCAGTTTAGCAGATAAGATAATGATTTTGAGTCTTGAGATTTACAAGGGAATTTAGAGACATTTAGAATCTACATAATTGATAGAATACATTCTAGACTGTAAAAACAAACATGGGTTGTCTTGACAGATTTTAGAAACACTTTGGGCAAGTTACTGATCAGGAAATCAGGAGACTGTTAAGATGAattacttttgaatttaatttctcttttgcTGCCCACTTGGTTTTGATtgttctttatttccttttcagTCTCCCTTGAACCATCCTTCATACTCACCTGCAGCATCATAAAATATCCCAGTTTGAAAGAAGTGTCAAAGAACTGAAAGAAAGAAGACGACACAATGACTCATAGTCTCATACTTAAATTTGCCATTAGCAGATATCAATCAACTTTGATTGTTGTACTATGTAGTATTAGATTGAGTGTCAAAAGTCATGCAAAAATCCTAGAATTTTATATCATGCTTAACTAAAATTCTTTGACCATTGAAGTCTTCAGATTTATAAGTTGATTTGGATCATCGCTTATGATTCAAAActgaatatatttttatattactaTAACTCTGGCCAGAACATTCTACCTTGGTGTACTCTTTTGTGCTATGGTAGCTTGGCACAGTTTTCCGCCTAGACACAGTTCTGGGAGCCTTAAGCCTGTTTTTGTTAGGCTTCAATCCATCTTTCACTTTTGGTGCAGCTACTTTAAAGCTGTCAAATTGGACAGACACCTCATTTGAGCCacagctttctttttcttctcctgCTACATCGAAAAATTGTTTGCTGAGCATGAGTCTTTGATTGCTGTCAAATGGTTCAAGCTGCTTGTTTATATGGTTTTCAACTGAGGAGCTTTCTGGAAGGCGGGTTGCCATCCACCGATCTAGCCAGCTCCAACCCATGTTTGGTTCTTCGCCATTGGCTTGGTACTGTTTTCTCTTTGAACAGATTCGAAGCTACAAACAAATAGGTTCAAGTAGATTTATATCAGCAATAAACTAACATCAGAAAAATATTTCAGATGTACCTGTTGTGAGAAAGCATAAGCTAGTGCTCTCTCTCGCCTAGTTGTTGCCTCCAGTCTGCTCTGAATTCTCATTTTAGATATGTTGCTACTCACTGTGCTATCATCCCAGTCTTCCTGTACATTTCATgaggtaaaatatataaatattgtaCTTGAGCTTTGGCGCAATTGGTCAGGGGTTGGGAGGGGTCAGGTTCAAATCTTAGCACAAAAAGTAGAAATAGTGAAATGAGAACTAGCTGTTTGAAGTTTTGAGTGTTTCTAACCATAAATCCTAACTGAGTGAATCAGCAATTCTGCTCCAAGTTTAGTCATTTCAATAATTATACATCCTTCAGATTTCAAGTGAATTTGTGCAAGGATCTGTTTTGCAAGAACACATCCAATCTTGAAAACACCTCTGGACCAATATTCTTAAGTCATCTTTGTTCATTCCATTTATTCTTGATTAAGTTATTTTTAAAGCTATTTATGATTTCCATATTTTCCTCTGATTAAAATTTGCCACTACTTGTTTTTAGTATATCTGGCTCTAAGAACTAAAGCACAGAAGTTAGAATTGATTTTTGTTCTACCTTCAGCTGTAGAACTTGAGTTCTGGCCTTCTGTTGCATTCGGTGGGGAATTGCCACTCTCTCTTCTTGTACTGAGAAGACTTCAGCCGAATTTCCTGTTTGAACCTCAACTGATGTGCCCACAGACTCCCTACTTGGACTTTCTGTTTCCACAATAAGATCCTGGTTACCATCTTTCAATTTTATTCCTTCAATTTGATGCCTAACCTGAAATTTGAGCACCCCAATGACCGTAAAGTTCAAGAATTGCAAGTGCCATAAAGCAGATTCATTGGTTGTAAAATGCAGGTAATGTAAAGGTACATAGATATTTAATGCACGTTCAGTTCTCGTTTGAAAATTGGTATTTTCTGATTATGTTTTCCATTGGAAGGTAGATTTTTcaggtaaatttttattttttgagaaaaattttcagGTAAAATTGAACCAAGTGCATGCGAGtaaacttatttttcaaaattaaagatCCCAGGATACTTTCATgtgtaatttaattaatcaagaTAAATTCCATTCAACACGATATCTAAATTTGAAGAGAACTAAAgcttttgaataataaaattgatgtaTTTTCAACAGTATGAATTAACCAGAAAGCCTCTAAATGCTGACTGAATGATGGTTGCGGCATTTTCTTCACACAAGAAATTATGGGTTGAATCCCGCTCTTCCTCTGGTATATCTTCCTTGGTTTCTTCACTTCGGATATCTACTTTGTCTGTCAAGTCTTCTAGTATGGGCTGTGTAACAGTGGCCTCAGAGCTTTTAACTGAAGCTGAATCCTCCTCTGCAACAACTGAATTGAATTCATCACCACAAAGGTATGCTCTAACAGAGCTCCATCGTTTCTTTTCCACCACATTGCTCCTTACCTAAATAGAATTAAAATAGAAAACCAGATAGGTATTTTACTCGAATAAAAAAACAATGTGATCAACCAAGTAGACTATGAAAACCAGACTAGTGTAGACATATGACTAAGCACAACCCATAAAGTTTGTTTGATGCATATGGCATACTTGATAACAAGTGACAAGAATGCGAAGAATAGGAATTTTCTATAACTAGAATCTAGACCATGATAGCTTCAAGAAAACTGTAAAACTGCAGTAGTAGAACTAGACACTCACATTGCTTTCATGAGTCCCAACAGACCGGTTTCTAGAGAAGACACTCCGTACCAACTCTCCAGTGATGCCCATCTCAAATTAGCAATTTCAAGAAGAATTCTCGAGAAAATTGTCCTCAATTATAATGAAAACCATTAAAACTGCTGAGTTTCGTCTATATATGATTGCAAATGAAAGTTGGAAAGTGCAAGTGACGTTCTCTTTCAGTAGTAGTCCCTAATATGCTTTACTGGATAATAGTACTTAATGAGATAAAGAAAATAGCTAACACGTTTTAATAAATAGAGTAATGCAACATGTTAAGCTAGAATTAGATCAGAGGATCTTCAGGGATTGCAGAACTTTAGAGCTGGATTTAGACctttaatttacaaaaataatgcaaGCTGAAAAGTAAAGTTTAGATAGAAAAGCATATATTTGAGAGTAcatatttttatcacttttgcATATACTTTTTGCACATGGCTTGCAGAAGATTGGCCTAATAAAAAGTTTGCTTGCCATTGGGGTTGTCTATTCCTTTCAGCTTACTGCACCTACCCTTAAGTTGATTCTTTTGGGTTTCTGCAGTTTATTAGTTTGTTGATCCTGAAAATGAAAAGCACAACAAATAATCTTAGGGACTGTTTAGGAAGCCAAAATTTTTGGTCAGGGACTGTTtagcctgaatttttttttttttttttttttaatataaaaaaatgctcTAAGCAATAGCAAATGCCAAAGTCTTGTTATTGACCTCAGATGGACTTAACTAGCCACCATTTGTTATTGTGCTGAAGTGGTAACATcaaggcttctttttttttttggttgttgcaAATATTGGTgcaaattaataatttcttgtgatactaggatgggtgactaTGACTTGATACGCTTGCACATTAGGAATAAACTAATGGTCATATGCCAAATTAGCTACCATTTGTTTAATTATGATGaaatgtttaatattttttaaggctATTTTTGCAATGATTGGTGCGTCTTAATAAACTATTGTGATAATCAGGATGGGTGATGGTGACATACTACTACGTATGCACTTCAGGACCATTGAATTTTCAGTG
This genomic window contains:
- the LOC126695243 gene encoding protein IQ-DOMAIN 33, translated to MGITGELVRSVFSRNRSVGTHESNVRSNVVEKKRWSSVRAYLCGDEFNSVVAEEDSASVKSSEATVTQPILEDLTDKVDIRSEETKEDIPEEERDSTHNFLCEENAATIIQSAFRGFLVRHQIEGIKLKDGNQDLIVETESPSRESVGTSVEVQTGNSAEVFSVQEERVAIPHRMQQKARTQVLQLKEDWDDSTVSSNISKMRIQSRLEATTRRERALAYAFSQQLRICSKRKQYQANGEEPNMGWSWLDRWMATRLPESSSVENHINKQLEPFDSNQRLMLSKQFFDVAGEEKESCGSNEVSVQFDSFKVAAPKVKDGLKPNKNRLKAPRTVSRRKTVPSYHSTKEYTKVSMKDGSRETEKEIKNNQNQVGSKREIKFKSNSS